One Actinosynnema pretiosum DNA segment encodes these proteins:
- a CDS encoding zinc finger protein has product MSRHLWHDGGGLRHAYDTVNYPFPPRPGEEITVLCGAEVTLAREDFPQLPEHRKHPTCWDCDAVWRRREGLAPCPRIAG; this is encoded by the coding sequence ATGTCCCGGCACCTGTGGCACGACGGCGGCGGACTGCGGCACGCCTACGACACGGTGAACTACCCGTTCCCGCCGCGCCCCGGCGAGGAGATCACCGTGCTGTGCGGGGCGGAGGTCACCCTGGCCCGCGAGGACTTCCCCCAGCTCCCCGAACACCGCAAGCACCCCACCTGCTGGGACTGCGACGCCGTGTGGCGACGGCGCGAAGGACTCGCGCCGTGTCCCCGGATCGCGGGTTAG
- a CDS encoding GNAT family N-acetyltransferase: MRWPDRHDEPELGRRIWEVLDGAGLKVEQFKLIHRPLTDPVALAETADGRAVGVVRADFRPEPFNERFGELAGLPGPRCLVNQIAVLPTERRSGIGRLLMHETAQEARRRRCTNMALMVDWSTSTAERVAFFKACGLHSLAPERGDDLYGADVETVLKATAPA; encoded by the coding sequence GTGCGGTGGCCTGATCGCCACGACGAGCCCGAACTGGGGCGACGGATCTGGGAAGTCCTGGACGGTGCCGGCCTGAAGGTCGAGCAGTTCAAGCTCATCCACCGCCCGCTGACCGATCCGGTCGCCCTCGCAGAGACCGCCGACGGGCGCGCCGTCGGTGTGGTCCGGGCCGACTTCCGCCCGGAGCCGTTCAACGAGCGGTTCGGCGAGTTGGCCGGGCTTCCCGGGCCGCGCTGCCTGGTGAACCAGATCGCCGTGTTGCCCACCGAACGCCGGTCGGGCATCGGCCGGCTGCTCATGCACGAGACCGCCCAAGAGGCGCGTCGCAGGAGGTGCACCAACATGGCCCTGATGGTCGACTGGTCGACTTCGACGGCGGAGCGGGTCGCGTTCTTCAAGGCGTGCGGCTTGCATTCACTGGCTCCGGAGAGGGGCGACGACCTGTACGGCGCGGACGTGGAGACCGTGCTGAAGGCGACCGCTCCGGCGTAG
- a CDS encoding recombinase family protein, giving the protein MRLVAYFRVSSTGQLDGYGFDVQRADVKRWAKANGHTIVAEFTDAVTGKFDAPDRPGLTEAVQMVRRPAQADGIVVGKLDRLARALTVQEAILALVWREGGSVFTAEDGEVQQDDPDDPMRTAIRQVQGVFAELDRKTVVKRLRDGRKAKAATGRKAVGEYPYGYAGQGQGRERDAAPEPAEQAAVRRIVELHGEQKSYRVIAATLDAEGHRPRRAASWSAMSVRNVVLRETKK; this is encoded by the coding sequence ATGCGTCTCGTGGCCTACTTCCGCGTCTCCTCCACCGGCCAGCTCGACGGCTACGGCTTCGATGTCCAGCGCGCCGACGTCAAGCGGTGGGCGAAGGCGAACGGGCACACGATCGTCGCCGAGTTCACCGACGCGGTCACCGGCAAGTTCGACGCCCCCGACCGGCCCGGCCTGACCGAGGCCGTGCAGATGGTGCGCCGCCCCGCGCAGGCCGACGGGATCGTGGTCGGCAAGCTCGACCGACTGGCCCGTGCGCTCACCGTGCAGGAGGCGATCCTGGCGCTGGTGTGGCGCGAGGGCGGCTCGGTATTCACCGCCGAGGACGGTGAAGTCCAGCAGGACGACCCCGACGACCCGATGCGCACCGCCATCCGCCAGGTCCAGGGCGTGTTCGCCGAGCTGGACCGCAAGACCGTCGTCAAGCGGCTGCGCGACGGCCGCAAGGCCAAGGCCGCCACCGGTCGCAAGGCGGTGGGCGAGTACCCGTACGGCTACGCCGGGCAGGGCCAGGGGCGCGAGCGGGACGCCGCACCGGAGCCCGCCGAGCAGGCCGCCGTGCGCCGGATCGTGGAGCTGCACGGGGAGCAGAAGTCCTACCGGGTGATCGCGGCGACCCTGGACGCGGAGGGACACCGGCCGCGCCGGGCCGCCTCGTGGTCCGCGATGAGCGTGCGCAACGTCGTGCTGCGGGAGACGAAAAAGTGA
- a CDS encoding HK97 family phage prohead protease, which produces MTTTEPTTGVVEVLAAVTGVKDDVGDVITPGAFARTLRERRPKVCLGHDWQRPIGRVLEVRELLPGDARLPRLTADGGPWPAGAGALWARAAINTETPDGRVALLNAKFYGPQESTWSIGYNAKRTRQVGGTRHIDDLDLFEFGPVLHPANRYARLLSVKGGPAGPLEVKVVGLRAGGPSSRSGRARLSRVDLAAARSVREDVGALYEAALEADTVHVKDEDGRVVPAACVVCGGRVLARDGGRAGGSLYCGAHAWGRAA; this is translated from the coding sequence ATGACGACGACGGAGCCGACCACGGGCGTGGTCGAGGTGCTGGCGGCGGTGACCGGGGTCAAGGACGACGTGGGCGACGTGATCACGCCGGGGGCGTTCGCGCGGACGTTGCGGGAGCGCAGGCCCAAGGTGTGCTTGGGCCACGACTGGCAGCGTCCGATCGGGCGTGTGCTGGAGGTGCGGGAGCTGCTACCGGGGGACGCGCGGCTGCCGAGGCTGACTGCCGACGGCGGGCCGTGGCCAGCGGGAGCGGGCGCGCTGTGGGCGCGTGCGGCGATCAACACCGAGACGCCGGACGGGCGGGTGGCGCTGCTCAACGCGAAGTTCTATGGGCCGCAGGAGTCGACGTGGTCCATCGGGTACAACGCGAAGCGGACGCGGCAGGTCGGCGGCACCCGCCACATCGACGACCTCGACTTGTTCGAGTTCGGGCCGGTGTTGCACCCGGCGAACCGGTACGCGCGGCTGCTGTCGGTGAAGGGCGGCCCGGCAGGTCCGCTGGAGGTCAAGGTCGTGGGCCTGCGCGCCGGCGGCCCGTCGTCGCGGTCGGGCCGTGCCCGGTTGTCGCGTGTGGACCTGGCGGCGGCGCGGTCGGTGCGGGAGGACGTGGGGGCGCTGTACGAGGCGGCGCTGGAGGCGGACACCGTGCACGTCAAGGACGAGGACGGCCGCGTGGTTCCGGCGGCGTGCGTGGTGTGCGGCGGGCGGGTGCTGGCGCGTGACGGCGGCCGGGCCGGGGGCTCGTTGTACTGCGGCGCGCACGCGTGGGGGCGGGCGGCGTGA
- a CDS encoding DUF3800 domain-containing protein — translation MIQRAGFAGGGVDARPLMHAFIDESGQRARSAKSSAHFVMTAVVVRDEDLPEVPAMLAKLRVDLNRQPGNPLAWKNIKQHPQRLHVSQSLGAADWLTVSSVVVCKPYLTGDPLDDDRTYLYTLRYLLERLSWLARDNGRVLNYTMAHIVRFKIAKLRVYEAKLRAEPGCRIEWPWLDPRGGQIDQPSRLEELQLADLAASATGAAFNADDFGNTETRYLRQLAPRLYRRNGNLLSYGLKLHPSGETTKAAYPWVAAL, via the coding sequence GTGATCCAGCGAGCGGGTTTTGCAGGGGGCGGTGTCGACGCCCGGCCACTCATGCACGCCTTCATCGACGAGTCGGGGCAGCGCGCCCGCTCCGCCAAGTCGAGCGCCCACTTCGTCATGACCGCCGTCGTCGTGCGGGACGAAGACCTCCCCGAAGTGCCCGCGATGCTCGCCAAGCTCCGCGTCGACCTCAACCGGCAGCCCGGTAACCCGCTGGCGTGGAAGAACATCAAGCAGCATCCGCAGCGCCTGCACGTCAGCCAGTCGCTCGGTGCCGCCGACTGGCTGACCGTGTCGAGCGTCGTCGTGTGCAAGCCGTACCTGACCGGCGACCCGCTCGACGACGATAGGACGTACCTCTACACACTCCGGTACCTGCTCGAACGGTTGTCGTGGCTCGCCAGGGACAACGGCAGGGTGCTGAACTACACGATGGCGCATATCGTCAGGTTCAAGATCGCCAAGCTGCGCGTCTACGAGGCGAAGCTGCGCGCAGAGCCGGGGTGCCGCATCGAGTGGCCGTGGCTCGACCCTCGCGGTGGGCAGATAGACCAGCCGTCGCGCCTGGAGGAGTTGCAGCTCGCGGACCTCGCCGCGTCGGCGACCGGGGCCGCGTTCAACGCCGACGACTTCGGCAACACCGAGACCCGCTACCTCCGGCAGTTGGCACCACGGCTCTATCGGCGCAACGGCAACCTGCTGTCGTACGGGCTGAAGCTGCACCCATCCGGCGAAACCACGAAGGCCGCCTACCCGTGGGTGGCGGCCCTGTGA
- a CDS encoding helix-turn-helix transcriptional regulator translates to MDDDTSRAPVATPSWRRPDTLPPRPVPPAERARLRADFGALVWAERAARGWSQPVLADAVGVSTRTLQRWENGFTRPTARVCTRLAAAFLPDSDPVTRTMLALRLERAAGPSLRRPRRKPLRAHVRRVREQAAARLERPDATDALALAQALAALEPEPTLWARRRPAVRGAA, encoded by the coding sequence ATGGATGACGACACGTCCCGCGCGCCCGTGGCGACGCCCTCGTGGCGTCGACCCGACACGTTGCCGCCACGCCCGGTGCCGCCCGCCGAGCGCGCCCGGCTGCGAGCCGACTTCGGTGCCCTGGTGTGGGCGGAGCGCGCGGCGCGCGGCTGGAGTCAGCCGGTCCTGGCGGACGCGGTGGGGGTGTCCACGCGCACCTTGCAGCGCTGGGAGAACGGGTTCACCCGGCCGACGGCGCGCGTGTGCACGCGCCTGGCCGCCGCGTTCCTGCCCGACTCCGACCCGGTGACCCGCACGATGCTGGCGCTGCGCCTGGAGCGCGCGGCCGGGCCGTCGCTGCGCCGCCCGCGCCGCAAGCCCTTGCGGGCGCACGTGCGGCGGGTGCGGGAGCAGGCGGCGGCCCGCCTGGAGCGGCCCGACGCGACGGACGCGTTGGCCCTCGCGCAGGCATTGGCCGCGCTGGAGCCGGAGCCGACGTTGTGGGCGCGCCGTCGGCCTGCCGTGCGGGGCGCGGCGTGA